A stretch of DNA from Gammaproteobacteria bacterium:
CTCCGGGTACTCGAGGAAATACTCTTCCTGCTGAATGTACTGGTTGATGGCCTGGCCGATGCCGGCGGTAACGGCGGCCTGCGGGGTGACGCCAGGCTTTTGCAGCAGCGCCTGTGCTGTTTCCAGGGCGGCCTCGAACGTGGCATTCTCGAAAGCCTCCTCACCCGGCGAAATGGAGTTCACCACCGGCAGGCGGCTGTGATAGTTGGCGAAATAGGCGCCGATCGACATGTCGTTCCAGCGGGGCACGAAGCCCTGGACACTGAACCCGAACTGTCCGCCGTCCTTGGGATCGTCACTATCGATCCGAGTAATCTGTTGATAACGGGGATCGAAGCCCAGGGTGCCCGGCGGCAGACCGTAGAACGCATCCAGATCGGTACCCAAATCCGACAGTTTGCCGTAAGCGGTCTGAATGAATCGGCTACCGGGTGATCCCGGATCGGAGGTCGAGAAGAACGAACCCCAGGGAGGTGGCAGCGTTTTCTTCCACTCGTACTGATAGAATCCCTCGACGGCAAGCAGCTCATTGATCTGCAGGACCCCCCACAGCATTCCCTGGGGGCGTTGTATGTCCTTCGGCCGCGTTGTCGGCTGAGGCGCGACCGCACCGTCCAAGGCGTTGATGATGTTGATGCCGTTGCCAAAGCCGCTTTCGCCCCAGCTGACCACCTGGCGTCCCAGCCGCACATTGATCGGCGCCAGCCTACTGTCCGGAGGCGTACGGAAGCGGATATAGCTATCCAAAAGATCAATGTCACTGCCCACCAGTTCCTTGGCCGTACTGCTCAACGGGCGATGGTCGCGGTCACCCTTCTCGGTTTCGAAATCGTAGAACCCAGCACCGCGCAGGAAGAGCCCAAAATCGCGCCAGGACAGGGTCAACTCCGCGTCGCCTCTGACCTGATTGAACACAATGCCCTTGCCGTAGTTCAGCGTGCCATCGTCCAGGTTCGCGGAAGTGGCTTTCCCACCCTTACGGTTAGCGGGGGCGATGATGCGGTCGTCCCGATCCTGAAGCCGGAAG
This window harbors:
- a CDS encoding DUF1302 domain-containing protein, which produces MLFGIFLDRPWYWLLPALMASFATPVFPAEFKVGPVSGLVDFSLAYGVLFRLQDRDDRIIAPANRKGGKATSANLDDGTLNYGKGIVFNQVRGDAELTLSWRDFGLFLRGAGFYDFETEKGDRDHRPLSSTAKELVGSDIDLLDSYIRFRTPPDSRLAPINVRLGRQVVSWGESGFGNGINIINALDGAVAPQPTTRPKDIQRPQGMLWGVLQINELLAVEGFYQYEWKKTLPPPWGSFFSTSDPGSPGSRFIQTAYGKLSDLGTDLDAFYGLPPGTLGFDPRYQQITRIDSDDPKDGGQFGFSVQGFVPRWNDMSIGAYFANYHSRLPVVNSISPGEEAFENATFEAALETAQALLQKPGVTPQAAVTAGIGQAINQYIQQEEYFLEYPENIQMLGVSFNTSLLSTGTNVFGEFSYTLGTPLQIDSLQVLWAGSSGMEVAPELRENLFTKGESITPDTVTKGFIERDKSQLSLGFSQLFGPRFRASQTLVFGEAAYIHIHNMPSKDKLPLQAEGVTATNNPEYSEPGGPQAGIPPVKNKHLGDADSWGYRLGGQLTYTGLLGGLNLTPRLVWTHDVNGNTPGPLGNFTEGKKSITIGLGGQYLNQSLTANISYTNFFGAGKYNLLNDRDFLSFNVRFIF